The proteins below are encoded in one region of Terriglobales bacterium:
- a CDS encoding FkbM family methyltransferase, with product MLSFLKQNLPHTKPELWHDLGRAIPRQLRWRLGAACGLIRTEFDDALLIDVDVTTPVGRAIYIYGCWDYALTRLLDTLLEPGMCFFDVGANVGYFSLLAARRCSRVFAFDPAPAIYRQLCSNVALNPGLNIHPFDLALSDQSGPVDFWVANGAEQNGNSSLQRCDNSVQISVQASTLDAFVAEHRIPKIDVMKIDVEGAEDAVFRGGGDALASSAPDIVFEALPGSHAGDLLLPFGYRIYEFRHQRAYQARNLFASRRPLTAALAAHLR from the coding sequence GTGCTGAGCTTCCTCAAACAGAACTTGCCCCACACCAAGCCGGAATTGTGGCATGACCTTGGACGCGCTATCCCTCGGCAACTTCGTTGGCGCTTGGGGGCAGCTTGTGGCTTGATTCGCACCGAATTTGACGATGCCCTGCTCATCGACGTCGACGTCACAACTCCGGTTGGCCGGGCCATCTACATCTACGGATGCTGGGATTACGCTTTGACTCGCTTGCTTGACACACTTCTCGAACCGGGGATGTGCTTCTTCGATGTCGGAGCTAATGTCGGATATTTCTCCTTGTTAGCCGCGCGCCGTTGCAGCCGAGTGTTTGCCTTCGATCCGGCGCCTGCGATTTACCGGCAATTGTGCTCCAACGTGGCGCTGAATCCAGGCTTGAACATTCACCCCTTTGACCTGGCGCTCTCAGATCAATCGGGACCCGTCGATTTCTGGGTGGCCAACGGGGCGGAGCAGAATGGAAATTCTTCGCTCCAGCGGTGCGACAATTCGGTTCAGATTTCCGTCCAGGCGAGCACCCTGGATGCCTTCGTAGCCGAGCACCGTATCCCAAAAATAGATGTCATGAAGATCGACGTCGAGGGTGCGGAAGATGCGGTATTTCGCGGCGGGGGCGACGCCTTGGCATCCTCTGCGCCCGATATCGTGTTCGAAGCGCTCCCCGGCAGTCACGCCGGCGATCTTCTTTTGCCTTTCGGCTATCGCATCTACGAATTCCGCCACCAGCGGGCCTACCAGGCACGTAACCTTTTTGCTAGCCGGAGACCGTTGACTGCCGCTCTGGCGGCACATTTGAGATGA
- a CDS encoding glycosyltransferase family 1 protein, translating into MTRSATSRQIARKTSTIALDFRWLDRLNFGNGQYRYCVDLISSLAVLPLDFNFIVIGSQPSPPEPIRSIFQNGNWWRYVQLADWNIRGGQRTYPLRYRRLLRHHRVDLLHSLHSFLPPLSGARAVVTIYDMMFELFPEYQAAVDSKPYRAFKHAVQSTGPSIIAISEATANDVHRLWGIPRERISVVYLCAQSATEQDLSRSSSVAEIAAKPFLLSPYNLEPRKNLISLLRAMADVRRHHPDVRLVLFGRAAVTPEREERFRADVRELGLQDRLVMTGFISDEELSLLYRRAALFVFPSLYEGFGLPVLEAMAAGACTVVRNQSAMAEILADAGVQTETRDPALLSTAIRSLLDDPTRRADLGHAAERRSQHFTREAMARNTLALYMKALGREEQWLEATPVTQESDPSRLAGSDLIVVCKD; encoded by the coding sequence GTGACCCGATCCGCTACATCTAGGCAGATAGCAAGAAAGACATCCACCATTGCCCTGGATTTCCGCTGGCTGGATCGGCTCAACTTCGGCAATGGGCAATATCGCTATTGTGTGGATTTGATCAGCAGTCTCGCGGTCTTACCTCTCGATTTCAACTTCATCGTCATCGGGTCGCAACCATCTCCACCAGAACCCATCCGGTCAATTTTCCAGAACGGCAATTGGTGGCGGTACGTTCAGCTTGCGGATTGGAACATCCGGGGTGGGCAACGGACGTATCCCCTCCGCTACCGCCGGCTCCTGCGTCATCATCGTGTGGATCTCCTGCACAGCCTGCATTCATTTCTTCCACCGCTCTCCGGCGCACGTGCGGTCGTGACCATCTACGACATGATGTTCGAGCTGTTTCCCGAGTATCAGGCTGCCGTGGACTCGAAGCCGTATCGTGCCTTCAAACACGCGGTTCAGTCGACGGGCCCTTCTATCATCGCTATCTCCGAGGCTACGGCAAATGATGTCCACCGGCTCTGGGGAATCCCCAGAGAACGAATATCGGTGGTTTATCTCTGCGCCCAATCCGCCACCGAGCAGGACCTGAGTAGATCCAGTTCCGTGGCGGAAATCGCCGCCAAGCCATTCCTGCTTTCTCCCTACAATCTTGAACCGCGAAAGAATCTGATTTCGCTGCTGCGAGCCATGGCCGACGTGCGACGGCATCATCCGGACGTCCGCCTGGTCCTGTTCGGCCGGGCGGCAGTCACTCCGGAGCGCGAAGAACGATTCCGAGCCGATGTCCGCGAGCTGGGACTGCAGGATCGCCTGGTAATGACAGGCTTCATTTCGGATGAGGAGTTGAGCCTGCTATACCGGCGGGCTGCGCTGTTTGTTTTTCCGTCGCTGTACGAGGGGTTCGGTCTTCCGGTATTGGAGGCCATGGCCGCCGGCGCCTGCACCGTCGTTCGCAACCAGTCCGCCATGGCGGAAATACTGGCAGATGCCGGGGTACAAACTGAAACCCGGGATCCTGCTTTGCTCTCGACCGCGATCCGCTCCTTGCTCGACGATCCCACGCGTCGCGCTGATCTTGGGCACGCCGCCGAGCGGCGCTCGCAACACTTCACTCGCGAAGCCATGGCCAGGAACACACTCGCGCTTTACATGAAGGCATTGGGCCGTGAAGAACAATGGCTGGAGGCAACGCCCGTCACGCAGGAGAGCGACCCAAGCCGATTGGCTGGCTCTGACTTGATTGTGGTCTGCAAAGATTGA